A genome region from Qingrenia yutianensis includes the following:
- a CDS encoding Gfo/Idh/MocA family protein, with protein sequence MKKTYNLGIVGYGGMGKWHHLNMDRIDRVNPVAVCDIAKSARDRAESYGLKTYDNINKILKDDSIDIIVIATPNHFHCPYAIKAMQAGKHVITEKPITTSSANLQKMIDASVLYDRKLSVHQNRRWDKDYLTIKKIVDDKMIGDVFTVSSRVMGSRGIPGDWRAKKAFGGGMMLDWGVHLIDQALHMFNSPVREVYVRMQHVHYSEVDDGFSLVLTFENGVVYTIDVFTSCYINLPRWHVCGYEGTAVINDWSCDGKIVNIQKGKENEDATPIEAGAGLTKTMAPRTDKSTVEHSLPHIECDEWVEYYGNYVNAIEGKEELLVQPSEAMRVMRVMEAAFKSEKQNRSINVNI encoded by the coding sequence ATGAAAAAAACATACAATCTCGGCATCGTGGGCTACGGCGGAATGGGAAAATGGCACCATCTTAATATGGACAGAATTGACAGAGTTAATCCCGTTGCGGTGTGCGATATTGCAAAGTCTGCGCGTGACAGAGCGGAAAGCTACGGACTTAAAACGTATGACAACATAAACAAAATTTTAAAGGACGACTCGATTGACATTATTGTTATCGCGACTCCGAACCATTTTCACTGCCCGTACGCGATTAAGGCAATGCAGGCAGGAAAGCACGTTATCACCGAAAAGCCGATTACCACGTCGAGCGCAAATCTTCAGAAAATGATTGACGCTTCCGTTTTGTATGACCGCAAACTTTCGGTGCATCAAAACAGACGCTGGGACAAAGACTACCTCACAATCAAAAAAATTGTTGACGATAAAATGATAGGCGATGTGTTCACCGTTTCGTCGCGCGTTATGGGTTCGCGCGGTATTCCGGGCGACTGGCGCGCAAAAAAGGCGTTCGGCGGCGGTATGATGCTTGACTGGGGCGTTCACCTTATCGACCAGGCGCTTCATATGTTCAATTCGCCCGTGCGCGAGGTTTACGTTCGTATGCAGCACGTACATTACAGTGAGGTTGACGACGGTTTTTCGCTTGTTCTCACGTTTGAAAACGGCGTTGTTTACACAATCGACGTGTTCACTTCGTGCTACATAAATCTTCCCAGATGGCACGTTTGCGGTTACGAGGGCACGGCGGTTATCAACGACTGGAGCTGTGACGGCAAAATCGTGAACATTCAAAAGGGCAAGGAAAACGAGGACGCAACTCCCATTGAGGCAGGCGCAGGTCTTACAAAAACAATGGCGCCGAGAACCGACAAATCGACGGTTGAGCATAGTCTTCCGCATATCGAGTGCGACGAGTGGGTAGAATATTACGGAAATTATGTAAACGCGATTGAGGGCAAAGAGGAGCTTTTGGTTCAGCCGAGCGAGGCAATGCGCGTTATGCGCGTTATGGAGGCGGCGTTTAAGTCGGAAAAACAGAACAGGTCGATAAACGTTAATATTTAA
- the spoIVB gene encoding SpoIVB peptidase, translating into MKFKKSIIFVLIAVFAVFSAYMTAEFLKIPDKFIVMEGEKAQYGRFFSAHIKDASDEGILKNGVYTGKNDGKNFDADIKMPGILDVKRAEAEVVKNKKLIACGNAIGVKLYTDGVLVADLTEFEQKDGGNVSPARGAGLKPGDFITYAGGEKITGVKELKAQTEKHKNKKMKIKFLRNSKERETEIEPKQEKNSGVWRLGFWAKDSTAGIGTLTYFDPETNTFGALGHGISGGDGGNVLSVKNGSVVRANIIDVKKGVSGSPGELQGVFAGGNSKIGTIGKNIKYGIFGTADKENIHGEEYFVGTADKITEGKAYILSNISGDTTEKYEIEILKVMRYNENSTKGMVIKVTDKRLLEKTGGIVQGMSGSPIIQNDLLIGAVTHVFVNNPAKGYGIFMETMVKNAQ; encoded by the coding sequence TTGAAATTCAAAAAATCAATAATTTTTGTTTTGATTGCCGTATTTGCCGTTTTTTCGGCATATATGACGGCTGAATTTTTAAAAATTCCCGATAAATTTATCGTTATGGAGGGCGAAAAGGCGCAGTACGGACGCTTTTTTTCCGCACATATTAAAGACGCGAGCGACGAGGGAATTTTAAAAAACGGGGTTTACACGGGCAAAAATGACGGCAAAAACTTTGACGCGGACATAAAAATGCCGGGGATTTTGGACGTAAAGAGGGCAGAAGCTGAGGTTGTAAAAAACAAAAAACTCATCGCGTGCGGAAATGCAATCGGCGTGAAATTATACACCGACGGCGTGCTGGTTGCAGATTTGACGGAATTTGAGCAAAAGGACGGCGGAAATGTGTCGCCGGCGCGCGGTGCAGGGCTTAAGCCGGGCGATTTCATCACCTATGCCGGCGGTGAAAAAATCACCGGCGTAAAAGAGCTTAAAGCGCAGACCGAAAAGCACAAAAACAAAAAAATGAAGATTAAATTTTTGCGCAATTCAAAGGAGCGCGAAACGGAAATCGAGCCGAAACAGGAGAAAAACAGCGGTGTTTGGAGGCTGGGATTTTGGGCGAAAGACAGCACGGCAGGCATAGGTACGCTGACGTATTTCGACCCCGAAACAAACACTTTCGGCGCGCTCGGGCACGGTATTTCGGGCGGCGACGGCGGTAATGTTTTGTCGGTGAAAAACGGTTCGGTTGTGCGCGCGAACATTATCGACGTGAAAAAAGGCGTGTCGGGAAGTCCGGGCGAATTGCAGGGAGTTTTTGCCGGAGGAAATTCAAAAATCGGCACAATCGGCAAAAACATCAAATACGGAATTTTCGGCACGGCGGACAAGGAAAACATTCACGGCGAGGAATATTTTGTCGGCACGGCGGACAAAATCACCGAGGGAAAAGCATATATTTTGAGCAACATTTCGGGCGATACGACGGAAAAATACGAAATTGAAATTTTGAAAGTTATGCGGTACAACGAAAATTCCACAAAAGGTATGGTGATAAAGGTCACCGACAAGCGTCTGCTCGAAAAAACGGGCGGAATTGTTCAGGGTATGAGCGGAAGTCCGATTATCCAAAACGACCTTTTAATCGGCGCGGTTACGCACGTTTTTGTCAACAACCCGGCAAAGGGATACGGAATTTTTATGGAAACAATGGTGAAAAACGCACAGTAG
- a CDS encoding 16S rRNA (uracil(1498)-N(3))-methyltransferase gives MHRFYTENVYQSENKAVISGDDVKHMKKVLRLKEGDRVTVCDFKCIDYICEIVSLCENEAVLKIESSHKNAFEPPVNVTIYQGLPKSDKLEYIIQKCIELGAVKIVPTVTKRAVVKISDGEKKRARWQKIADEAAKQCGRGVRIEVNLPVLFEKAVLSANGSLKIMPYENEEKNTIKSVLKNSDEKNISIFIGPEGGFDQSEVDFAKENGVFTVTLGPRIMRTETAPIAVLSACMYEKDGWER, from the coding sequence TTGCACAGATTTTATACCGAAAACGTTTATCAGAGCGAAAATAAAGCAGTTATTTCGGGCGATGACGTGAAACACATGAAAAAAGTTCTGCGCCTTAAAGAGGGCGACAGGGTGACGGTGTGCGATTTTAAATGCATCGATTACATCTGCGAAATTGTTTCGCTTTGCGAAAACGAGGCGGTATTAAAAATCGAATCGTCGCATAAAAATGCGTTTGAACCGCCGGTTAACGTTACGATTTATCAGGGCTTGCCGAAGTCGGATAAGCTTGAATACATCATACAAAAGTGCATTGAGCTGGGCGCGGTGAAAATTGTGCCGACGGTTACGAAACGCGCGGTTGTGAAAATTTCGGACGGCGAAAAAAAGAGGGCGCGCTGGCAGAAAATTGCGGACGAGGCGGCAAAGCAATGCGGACGCGGTGTGCGCATTGAGGTTAATTTGCCCGTTTTGTTTGAAAAAGCCGTTTTGTCGGCAAACGGCAGTCTTAAAATTATGCCGTATGAAAACGAAGAAAAGAACACGATTAAAAGCGTGCTTAAAAATTCAGATGAAAAAAATATTTCAATTTTTATAGGTCCCGAGGGCGGATTTGACCAATCGGAGGTCGATTTTGCCAAGGAAAACGGCGTCTTTACAGTCACGCTCGGTCCGCGCATTATGCGCACCGAAACCGCGCCGATTGCGGTTTTGTCGGCTTGTATGTATGAAAAAGACGGCTGGGAGAGATAA
- a CDS encoding sugar kinase, which produces MKVVCFGEIMGRLNPPGYQRFVQAREFEISYAGGEANVAVSLANYGVDASYVTKVPANDIAKSALRELKAHDVDTSDVVIGGERLGLYFCEKGASQRASKVIYDRKYSAISMAEQSDFDWNKILDGADWFHFTGITPALSDNCAAICLDAVKAAKAKNITVSCDLNFRKNLWTSEKAGKVMAGLMEYVDVAIANEEDCEKVFGIKAENTDITGGTLSKDGYIKVAETLSKKFNIPTVAITLRGSISASDNNWAAMLYQNGDVFFSKNYLIRIVDRVGGGDSFGGGLIYALREGYNGQDAIEFAVAASCLKHTIEHDFNEATLDEVKNLMGGDGSGRVQR; this is translated from the coding sequence ATGAAAGTAGTATGCTTCGGTGAAATTATGGGACGTTTAAACCCTCCCGGATATCAGAGATTTGTTCAGGCACGTGAATTTGAAATTTCGTATGCCGGCGGTGAGGCTAACGTTGCGGTATCGCTCGCAAATTACGGCGTTGACGCGTCGTACGTTACAAAAGTGCCTGCAAACGACATTGCAAAATCGGCTTTAAGAGAGCTTAAAGCTCACGACGTTGACACCTCCGACGTTGTCATCGGCGGTGAAAGACTCGGTCTTTATTTCTGCGAAAAAGGCGCGTCGCAGAGAGCGTCGAAGGTTATTTACGACAGAAAATACTCGGCTATTTCGATGGCTGAACAGTCTGATTTTGACTGGAATAAAATTTTGGACGGCGCGGACTGGTTCCACTTTACGGGAATTACACCGGCGCTTTCGGACAACTGCGCGGCTATCTGCCTCGACGCGGTTAAAGCGGCAAAAGCTAAAAACATCACAGTAAGCTGTGACCTCAACTTCAGAAAAAATCTTTGGACAAGCGAAAAAGCCGGCAAGGTTATGGCAGGTCTTATGGAATATGTTGACGTTGCAATCGCAAACGAGGAGGACTGTGAAAAGGTATTCGGCATAAAGGCTGAAAACACCGACATCACAGGCGGTACTCTTTCAAAAGACGGCTACATAAAAGTTGCGGAAACACTTTCCAAAAAATTCAATATCCCCACAGTTGCAATCACACTCCGCGGAAGTATTTCGGCGAGCGACAACAACTGGGCTGCTATGCTCTATCAGAACGGTGATGTGTTCTTCTCGAAGAACTATCTTATCCGCATTGTTGACAGAGTGGGCGGCGGCGACAGTTTCGGCGGCGGCTTGATTTACGCTCTCAGAGAGGGTTACAACGGTCAGGATGCTATCGAATTTGCGGTTGCGGCATCGTGCCTCAAACACACAATCGAGCACGACTTCAACGAGGCTACCCTTGACGAAGTTAAAAACCTTATGGGCGGCGACGGAAGCGGACGCGTACAGAGATAA
- a CDS encoding polysaccharide deacetylase family protein yields MSSKNVVLSLLCAIMLVCYSLCAYVSQKEVLTVAERDGIRLPIVMYHLVLDDDKRLGKFIVSPDELRRDMQYLKDKGYTTVVFADLVNYVENGAPLPEKPIMLTFDDGYYNNYLFAYPILKEFGFKAVLSVIGIQSEKYSQNGERSKYYSHMTWDDIKTSSDVFEIQNHSYNLHSFDKSRSGAKKQKGEGSEAYQKMLYADLMKNQQLIKEKTGIDVDVFTFPFGSMCTDAHTVVKERLGYKGSLSCEEGINFITRDKDCLYKLKRYNRADGRSSEEFFAFAP; encoded by the coding sequence ATGTCGAGTAAAAATGTGGTTTTGTCGCTTTTGTGTGCAATTATGCTGGTTTGCTATTCCCTTTGCGCTTACGTTTCGCAAAAGGAAGTTTTGACCGTTGCCGAGCGTGACGGAATACGGCTTCCGATTGTGATGTATCACCTAGTTTTGGACGACGACAAACGGCTCGGAAAGTTTATCGTTTCGCCCGATGAACTTCGGCGCGATATGCAGTATTTAAAGGATAAAGGCTATACGACGGTCGTTTTTGCCGACCTTGTTAACTATGTTGAAAACGGCGCGCCCTTGCCCGAAAAGCCGATTATGCTCACGTTTGACGACGGATATTACAACAATTATCTGTTTGCCTATCCCATTTTGAAGGAGTTCGGGTTTAAGGCGGTGCTGTCGGTTATCGGCATACAGAGCGAGAAATATTCGCAAAACGGCGAGCGGAGCAAGTATTATTCGCATATGACGTGGGACGATATAAAAACGAGCAGTGACGTTTTTGAAATTCAAAATCATTCGTACAATCTGCACAGCTTTGACAAATCGCGGAGCGGTGCGAAAAAGCAAAAGGGTGAGGGCAGTGAGGCGTATCAGAAAATGCTTTATGCCGATTTGATGAAAAACCAACAGCTTATAAAGGAAAAAACGGGTATAGACGTTGATGTTTTCACATTTCCGTTCGGGTCGATGTGCACCGACGCGCACACGGTGGTGAAAGAAAGGCTCGGATACAAAGGCAGTCTGTCGTGCGAGGAGGGCATAAATTTCATCACGCGCGACAAGGATTGTCTGTATAAATTAAAGCGTTATAACCGCGCGGACGGACGCTCAAGCGAAGAATTTTTCGCGTTCGCGCCGTAA
- a CDS encoding M23 family metallopeptidase encodes MHFLRRKYATLCALALFAIFSLFAVFNRDETAVETGGDYIKWVDFSITNEAMTKAYKYDVKTAGDDNHIDWITLLALCGEKCGGNFKNFNLSYMDKCAELLKSGKTAEEICQNAKYFNYYKEAYDGVLGGFVGTYYIKKDGEWCENYGLKAFSPVAAGYGFSHYRDFGSSRTYGFKRKHLGNDLMGGIGTPIICVESGTVEAMGWNRYGGWRVGIRSFDRKRYYYYAHLRKDFPFNTHLKEGDTVAAGEVIGYLGMTGYSTKENVNNINIAHLHFGMQIIFDEVQKDGNNEIWIDVYEITEFLNKNKSAVEKPKDDKNYRRKTEFYERLLTENGGGG; translated from the coding sequence GTGCATTTTTTAAGGAGAAAATATGCCACCCTGTGCGCGCTTGCGCTTTTTGCAATCTTTTCGCTTTTCGCCGTGTTCAACCGTGACGAAACCGCGGTGGAAACGGGCGGAGATTACATAAAATGGGTGGATTTTTCAATTACAAACGAGGCAATGACAAAGGCGTACAAATACGACGTGAAAACCGCCGGCGATGACAATCATATCGACTGGATAACGCTCCTCGCGCTTTGCGGTGAAAAGTGCGGAGGAAATTTCAAAAATTTCAATTTATCGTATATGGACAAATGCGCCGAGCTTTTAAAATCGGGCAAAACGGCGGAGGAAATATGTCAAAACGCTAAATATTTCAACTATTATAAAGAGGCTTACGACGGTGTGCTGGGCGGATTTGTGGGGACGTATTACATAAAAAAAGACGGCGAATGGTGCGAAAACTACGGACTTAAAGCGTTTTCGCCCGTTGCCGCCGGCTACGGATTTTCGCATTACCGCGATTTCGGCAGCAGCCGCACCTACGGATTTAAGCGCAAACACCTCGGCAACGACCTGATGGGCGGTATCGGCACGCCGATAATCTGCGTGGAGAGCGGAACGGTGGAGGCTATGGGCTGGAACCGATACGGAGGCTGGCGCGTCGGAATACGCAGTTTCGACCGCAAACGCTACTATTATTATGCGCATCTCCGCAAGGATTTTCCCTTTAATACGCACCTTAAAGAGGGTGACACGGTTGCCGCCGGCGAGGTTATAGGGTATCTCGGAATGACGGGCTACAGCACAAAAGAAAACGTCAACAACATCAACATTGCGCATTTGCACTTTGGTATGCAGATAATTTTTGACGAGGTGCAAAAGGACGGCAACAACGAAATCTGGATTGACGTGTATGAAATTACAGAATTTCTGAATAAAAATAAGTCGGCGGTGGAAAAACCGAAAGACGATAAAAATTACAGGCGGAAAACCGAGTTTTATGAGAGATTATTAACGGAAAACGGCGGGGGCGGTTGA
- a CDS encoding glycoside hydrolase family 13 protein, whose product MRILFDSKNEFYKSPFGSLKTDEKCTIRIKIPKNCETQKCFLILERNDGFFMQQPLSDKKDGGAYEIFSGEFALAFCGLYRYYFKIETRTSSFNLFKYGTGDTNISEGSKWQVTCYDASCDTPEFFKGKVYYQIFPDRFFEGKRKSPVTGKLEPYTVHMSKSDVPVFLPDENGEILNNDFFGGNLCGIREKLGYIKSLGAGVIYINPIFFAYSNHRYDTADYKKIDPMLGDDSDFSELCESAHKMGIKIIIDCAFSHTGSNSIYFDKKKIFGNGAYSNENSPYRDWYSFSEYPEKYTSWWGIDTLPCVNELNPDFMNYIIFDENSVLAKWLNLGADGVRLDVADELPDEFIASLTKRVKEIKSDALVMGEVWEDASNKESYGVLRKYFSHSELDSVMNYPYQNALIGFANGTVNGFAFADTVMTIAENYPKPVLDCVMTSLSTHDTLRILNALMPNMPHISKEEKSVYKLNSEDRKIALSREKLCAALQFALPGCACIYYGDEAGMEGFEDPFNRAFYPWGNEDTDLVEYYKTLAKLKNSHTALQTGKISFTWQNRTNFGFTREDENENILVCANVDDDPLFVTCDEPGIIFSVGCTYDGERLTVSKNGAAMIGIRGSNPVWFK is encoded by the coding sequence ATGAGAATACTATTCGACAGCAAAAACGAATTTTACAAATCGCCGTTCGGCTCGCTTAAAACCGACGAAAAATGCACAATACGCATAAAAATCCCAAAAAACTGCGAAACGCAGAAATGCTTCCTCATTTTGGAGCGAAACGACGGATTTTTTATGCAGCAGCCTCTCTCGGATAAAAAAGACGGCGGCGCATATGAAATTTTTTCGGGCGAATTTGCGCTCGCGTTCTGCGGACTTTACCGCTATTATTTCAAAATAGAAACGCGCACTTCGTCGTTTAACCTTTTCAAATACGGCACGGGCGACACGAACATTTCCGAGGGCTCAAAATGGCAGGTCACCTGCTATGACGCGTCCTGCGATACGCCCGAATTTTTTAAAGGAAAGGTGTATTATCAAATTTTTCCCGACAGATTTTTTGAAGGCAAGCGAAAATCTCCGGTAACCGGCAAGCTTGAGCCGTACACGGTTCATATGTCAAAATCCGACGTTCCCGTATTTTTGCCCGACGAAAACGGCGAAATTTTAAACAACGATTTCTTCGGCGGAAATTTGTGCGGTATACGCGAAAAACTCGGCTATATAAAGTCGCTCGGCGCGGGTGTTATCTACATCAATCCGATATTTTTTGCATATTCAAACCACCGATACGACACCGCCGATTACAAAAAAATCGACCCTATGCTGGGGGACGACTCCGATTTTTCCGAGCTTTGCGAAAGTGCGCACAAAATGGGAATTAAAATTATAATCGACTGTGCGTTTTCGCACACGGGCAGTAACAGTATCTATTTTGACAAAAAGAAAATCTTCGGAAACGGCGCGTACAGCAACGAAAATTCGCCGTACCGCGACTGGTATTCGTTCTCGGAATACCCCGAAAAATATACGTCCTGGTGGGGCATTGACACCCTCCCGTGCGTGAATGAATTAAATCCCGATTTTATGAATTATATCATCTTTGACGAAAATTCGGTTCTTGCAAAATGGCTCAATCTCGGCGCGGACGGTGTTCGTCTTGACGTTGCGGACGAGCTTCCCGACGAGTTTATCGCATCTCTTACAAAGCGCGTCAAAGAGATAAAAAGCGACGCTCTCGTTATGGGCGAGGTGTGGGAGGACGCGTCGAACAAAGAAAGCTACGGCGTTCTGCGCAAATATTTCTCACATTCCGAGCTTGACTCGGTGATGAATTATCCGTATCAGAACGCGCTTATCGGCTTTGCAAACGGCACTGTTAACGGTTTTGCGTTTGCCGACACCGTTATGACCATTGCGGAAAACTATCCGAAACCCGTTCTCGACTGCGTGATGACCAGCCTTTCCACGCACGATACGCTCCGTATTTTAAACGCGCTTATGCCGAATATGCCTCATATTTCAAAAGAGGAAAAATCGGTGTATAAGCTTAATTCCGAGGACCGAAAAATCGCGCTGTCAAGGGAAAAACTGTGCGCCGCACTTCAGTTTGCACTCCCCGGCTGTGCGTGCATTTACTACGGCGACGAGGCAGGTATGGAGGGTTTTGAGGACCCGTTCAACCGCGCGTTTTACCCGTGGGGAAATGAAGATACCGACCTTGTCGAGTATTATAAAACCCTTGCAAAGCTTAAAAATTCGCACACCGCACTGCAAACGGGAAAAATTTCGTTCACGTGGCAAAACCGAACGAATTTCGGCTTTACGCGCGAGGACGAAAACGAAAATATTCTTGTCTGCGCAAATGTTGACGACGACCCGCTGTTTGTCACTTGTGACGAGCCGGGAATTATCTTCTCGGTTGGGTGCACCTACGACGGCGAACGTCTGACGGTATCGAAAAACGGCGCTGCGATGATAGGCATCAGAGGATCGAACCCCGTGTGGTTTAAATAG